The nucleotide sequence AGGGGTTAAAAATACCACTTGGTTAGTGGCAACCACAGGCAAGCCGCGCTCATCGGCTAAGGCCACAGCCGCATGCAAATAACGCTCTTCATCGGCGCGGCCAGTGCGCAGTAATTCAAGGTAATATCTGTCTGGAAAATGCTGTTGATAAAAGTCACACAAGGCCTTGGCTTGGGTGGTGTTGCCCTTTAGCAACGCCTTACCAACATCGCCATCTTTAGCGCCAGACAGTAAAATTAGGCCTTTGCCATAGGTCAATAGCCAGTCTTGATCAATAACCGCTTTATCTAGAATATGGCCACGCAAATACGCTTGGCTGATGAGCTGGGTTAAGTTTTGATAACCCTCGTTATCCATGGCAAGGATAGTAATGCTACACAACTCGCCTTCAAAGCCTGGCACTTGCATGCCAAAGTCACTGCCAATAATCGGCTTAATGCCTCTATCATGACAGCCACTGTAAAATTTAACTAAGCCGCAGAGGTTAGTCTGATCCGTTAATGCCAGTGCGGGCATATGTAATGCCTCTGTGCGCGCCAAAATTGGCTTCACCTTGGCAACGCCATCACTCATGGAATAGTCACTGTGGACACGAAGATGCACAAAACGGGGTTCAGACATGGGAACTTGAATACTCTAACCAATCGAAGGGCAAAAGATACCATGAGCCGCCTAGTTAACCAAAACTAAAAGCGTGTTCAGGCGGGGGCTAACCCTTGGTGTTATTAACTTGATATCACGCCACTATCAGATAGTAATCAGCATGATACGAATACGGATAAAACTTGAGGATAAGCTCATCCAGCGCGTCACATCGACATAAGCCATCTAGCAGCAACATAGCTATGAGGTTATTGGATAACAATAACCAAAAAGTCGCCAGTGGCGACTTTTTAATTTTTAATGAGTTCAATGACTCAAGCTAAGGCGCTTGCTTTGCTAACGCTTCTTTCACAGGGCGAAAGCTTCTTCTATGCTCGCTCAATACGCCGTATTGTGCCAGCGCTTCAAAATGCGCCTTAGTCGGATAGCCCTTATGTTTAGCAAAGCCATACTCTGGATGCTGACTATCAAGCTCATCCATTTCTCGGTCACGAATCACTTTGGCGATAATTGACGCCGCACTAATACAGGCAATTAAACCATCGCCCTTAATAACTGCGTCACTCGCTATGCCAAAATCAGGGGTGCGATTACCATCGACTAACACTCGCTCTGGCGTCACAGCTAAGCCTGCAACGGCGCGCTGCATGGCCAGCATAGTCGCCTGCAAAATATTAAGCTCATCAATTTCCGCAGGACTGGCACGGCCAACACTAATGGCCAAAGCATTAGCCATAATGTCATCAAATAAGGCTTCACGCTTTTTCTCGCTAAGCTTTTTAGAATCGTTAAGGCCAGCAATTGGCCGCGCGGGATCTAAAATCACAGCCGCAGTGACAACATCGCCCACTAATGGGCCGCGGCCTACTTCATCCACTCCAGCAACTAAACCTTGGCCTATCTCCTGCGCTTGCTCAGGGGTTAACTCTCGATAAATAGCCATTAATCCTCCGCAATAACCTTAAGCACAGCATCGGCTGCGCGCTCACTGGCGTTAAGCCGCATATTTTGATGCAACTGATTAAAGGTGTGCATCAAATCGCGCGGATCGCGGTTAAGCATGTCAGTCACGGCGCTGGCTATTTTTTCAGGGGTACAATCGGCCTGAATAAGCTCAGGCACTAAATCGCGCCCAGCGAGTAAATTTGGCAGTGAAAATCTATCAATTTTCATCAAACGTTTGGCAATGCTATAGGTCATAGGCGCCACGCGATAAGCCACCACCATAGGGCGATTAACTAGCATAGCTTCTAAGGTGGCTGTGCCTGATGCCAGCAAAATGGCATCGCTTGCTATCATGACTTCACGGCTTTGGCCTTCAACCACATGAATAGATAATTCTGGCGCATGCTCAAGCAAGGCCGCCATATACTGCTCGCGGCGTTGTGAATTGACCACAGGCGTAATGAATTTAAGGTCGGGAAACGCTTGCTTGATAAGTAGCGCCGCTTTTACAAAAGGCTCAGCTAACTGCTTAAGCTCGCCGCCGCGAGAACCGGGTAAAATCGCTAAGTATTCAGCATCTGCGTCTATACCTAAGGCCGCTCTTGCAGCAAGCTTATCGTTAGTTAGCGGAATTTCATCGGCCAAGGTATGACCCACAAAAGTGCAAGGCACTTGATGCTCATCATAAAACGCCTTTTCAAAGGGCAGTAAAGACAACACCATATTGGTGGCCTTAGCAATTTTGAAAATACGTTTAGGTCGCCACGCCCATACTGACGGGCTGACATAATGTATGGTCTTAATTCCGGCCAGCTTTAACTTACGTTCAACCGGTAAGTTAAAATCAGGGGCATCAATACCAATAAAGCAATCTGGTTTTAGCGCAATCACTTGCTTGATTAACGATGAGCGAATAGCCAATAAGCTAGGTAAGCGCGACAGCACTTCCACTATGCCCATAACGGCCAGCTCTTCCATGGGAAAAAGTGTCTCAAAGCCTTCGGCCATCATACGTGGACCGCCGATACCAATGAAACGCGCATCAGGGTGGCGCACCTTGAGCGAGCGAATTAAACCAGCCCCTAAAATATCGCCGGAGACTTCTCCGGCGACTAGGCTGAAAATGAGTGGCTTATTGGCCATATCAGCGAATGATTCCCCGACTAGATTGACGGACAAATTCAATAAAGTTTTGCACATCAGGATACGCAGCGGCATCTTCAGTCAGTGCGGCAATCGCTTCATCAACCGTTAAGCTGCTGCGATAAAACGCTTTATAAGCGCGGCGCATGGCTTGCTGCGTCTCTTTACTGTAACCGCGGCGCTTCATGCCCTCAAAGTTTAAACCACGAGGAGATGCGGCTTGTCCTGAGGCCATGACAAATGGCGGCACATCTTGCAGTACTAACGAGCAACCGGCGGTAAATGCGTGTGCGCCGATATGCACGAACTGATGCACACCTGTCATGCCACCTAAAATGGCAAAGTCACCCACATGAACGTGGCCAGCGATTGAGGCATTGTTAGCCATAATCACGTTATTGCCGACAACACAATCATGGGCAATATGCACATAAGCCATCAGCAAGTTGTTTGAACCAATACGGGTCTCACTATTATCCTGAATCGTGCCGCGATGTATGGTCACAGACTCACGAATAATATTGTTATCCCCTATAATGAGGCGAGTAGGTTCACCAGCGTACTTCTTGTCTTGGCATTCTTCGCCGACAGAGGCAAACTGGAAAATGCGATTACCGCGGCCAATTTGAGTCGGCCCTTTAATCACGACATGAGAGCTTATCCAGCAATCATCACCTATCTCAACGCCTTCGCCGATATAGCTCCAAGGTCCAATAGTGACATTGTTGCCAATCTTAGCGTCAGGGTGTACTACAGCTAACTTATCTATCACTGCTCTATCTCTCTACGGGCACACATGATTTCGGCAGAACAAGCCAGCTCGCCATCCACATGAACTTCACCATAAAACACGCCAATCCCGCGACGCTCTTTGATATATTTAACATGAAAATGCAGCTGATCGCCTGGGGTCACGACTTTCTTGAAGCGGGCTTTATCTATGCCAGCAAAGTAGTACAACACGTTTGGCGATGGCTTATCACTCATGGTTTTAAACGCCAGTAAGCCTGTGGCTTGCGCCATAGCTTCTAACAATAAAACCCCTGGCATGATCGGCTGAACAGGGAAATGTCCCTGAAAAAACGGCTCATTAAAGGTCACGTTTTTTATGGCATGCAGACTTTCACCCGGGGTGAAATCCAGCACGCGATCAACCAATAAAAATGGATATCTATGGGGCAGATATTCAAGAATTTCCTTGATATCCATGGTGTTCATTTGTTTAGACACTCACACTTTCCTCTCACCCTAGGGCGGAAATTATTCTTTTGACGCTTTTTCTAACGTTTTCACTCGTTGGAATAACTCATCCAACTGACGGAAACGTACGGTATTCTTACGCCATGATTTATTGTCCATTGCCACAGTGGCAGATGACAGTAGACCCGGCTCTTTGACCGAGTTAATGATATTGGTGCTGCCAGAGACATGCACACCATCGCAAATGCTCAAATGGCCTGCGATGGCGCTGTTACCGCCAATAATACAATATTTACCTATAGTGACACTGCCAGCGACTGTGCTGCAGCCTGCTATCGCAGTATGGGCACCAATAATGTCGTTATGGGCAATTTGCACTTGGTTATCAATAATCACGCCATCATGGATTTCGGTATGACTTAAGGCGCCGCGATCAATCGTGGTGCCGGCACCAATTTCCACCCCATGGCCAATGCGAACGCCACCGGTTTGCGGAATTTTAAGCCATTGACCTTTTTGATTGGCATAACCAAAACCATCAGAGCCAATAACGGCGCCAGAATGGATAATGCAATCGCGGCCCATGTGGACATCATGATACACACTAACATTGGCCCATAAGCGCGAGCCTGAGCCTATGATGACATCTTGGCCAATAACGCAGCCAGCACCAATCTGCACTTGCTCGCCTAAAATGACGTTTGCGCCAATCACAGCATTGGCACCTATGCTAACCCCTTCCCCAAGCTTAGCCGTGGGATCAATGACGGCACTAGCATGGATACCAATCGCGGCCGCAGGCGTAGTGTCGAGTAACTGCGCAACTTTAGCAAAGCCCACATAAGGGTCATTCACTATCAGGGCATTACCACTAAATTCACTGGCATCATTGGCCGTCAATAACACAGCACTCGCCGAGCAATTTGCTAATTGCGAGCGATATTTGCTGTTTGACAAAAAAGAGAGCTGGCCTAAGCCAGCTTGTTCCAGAGTGGCAACAGCGTGAATTTCAACGCTGCCGTCACCCTGAACCTGGGCGCCTAACAGCTCACCCAGTTGGTTCAAGGTCACACATTTCATTTATTACTTGCCTTTGCTTAAGGCTTCAATCACTTTACTACTGATATCAGCATCCGGCTTGGCGTAAATTACCGCGCCGCGTTGAAGCACTAGATCATAGTCATTTTTGTTAGCGATATCGGTAATCACTTTTTGAACCTTTACCAATAACTTGTTTTGTTCTTCACCTTGGCGACGACGCAGATCTTCATCTAACGCTTTGCCTTTTAACTGTAACTCTGACTGTAATGATTCCATTTTACGAACCATTTCAGTTTTTTGGCTATCACTCATTAACGCCGCATCACGCTGCTGCTTTTCCATCATGCCACGCAATTCTTCTTGCATTTTTTGCACGCTGGCCATGCGATCGCCAAACTCAGACTTAAGTGACTGAGAGATTTGCTCACGCTGTGGAAGCTGCTCAAACACAGTTTGCATGTCAACAACTGCTATTTTTTCTGCATGGGCAGCCAGTGGTGCAGCCAATAAACACAGGGTCAAAGCCGCACGATTGAACATCTTTTTCACTATAAACTCCTTCTTTGGGTCAGCAAAACCTGCCGAGTGTATGCGTTTTAGAAAGTTTTGCCAATATTGAACGAGAAGATCTCTGTATCATCATCCTCGTACTCTTTCAGCGGCCAAGCGAGTGAAAACACCATAGGGCCCATTGGCGATAGCCATTGAACACTTAAACCCCATGACGCTCTAAGTCGGCTTGGATCGCTAAAGTCTTGCAGCTGCGCGAATTGATCAGCTGGCAAATAGCGGTATGAATCATAATCAAACTCAGTATCCCAAACGTTACCCGCATCAACGAAGAAGCTAGTACGTACAGAATTGGTGTAGGCTTCATCCAAGAATGGGGTTGGCACTATCATCTCTAAGCTGGCAACGGCCATGGCGTTACCGCCGATGCTGCGGCCTTCACTCACCTGAACCGAGTTAGGATCGCCTGGTAAACTGCAACCATCGCCACTGGCATCTGGCACACAAGGCTCACTACCGCGATACAGATAGAAAGAGCGTGGTCCCACAGAGTTCGACTTAAAGCCACGCAGGCTAGTACCGCCTAAGTAGAAATTTTCCCAGAATGGTAAGATTTGGTCATTATCGCCAAAGGTGCCATAACCATTACCATAACCAGCGCGGGCGCGGGTCAATACCACAAAGCTCTGATCGCGATCGATTGGGAAATAGAAGCTAGTATCAAATTCAGTACGGAAATATTGCAGATCTGAACCTGGAACCGTCATCTTACCCGACAGACGCTGGGATGAACCATCGGTTGGGAAAGTGCCGCGGTTAAGGGTACTGCGATACCAACCTAAACTGATATCAAAGTTATCAAAACTTAAATCGGCATTAGGGTCATCGTTTTCACGGTAAATATTGTAAAAACGCACGGCCTGCTCGTAAGCAGAAATTTCAGAAATAGTGTTGTGTCTATAACCAATACCCGCATTGATGCGGTTAAATTCGTTAATCGGGAAACCTGTGGTTAAGCCCACACCGTAAGAACTATTCTTATATTGTTCAAGGTTAGCTTCGTCAGCATCGAACTCACTCCAATAAACATTACCGCCTAAGCTCACGCCATCCTTAGTGAAATAAGGATCGCTATAGCTTAAGTTGACGTTTTTAGAGTACTTATTGGTGCTAACGTTGATGCCAGCTTGGTTACCTGTGCCTAAGAAGTTATTTTGCTGCACCCCAAACTGCAAGCTAATTCCTGATTCAGTACCATAACCGACACCAGCATTAAACGAGCCAGATGGCTGCTCTTTCACTTTAAAGTTAACATCGACTAAATCGTCAGTACCTGGAATTTGCACAGTTTCAGTATCAACAGTTTCAAAGAAACCTAAGCGGTTTAAACGCGCCTTAGATTGCTCCACTTGATCTGAATTTAACCAAGCGCCTTCCATTTGACGTAATTCACGGCGCATCACTTCATCTTGAGTAACATTGTTACCCGTGAAGTTAATCGAGCGCACATAAACACGCTTACCCGGATTAATATTGATGTTAAGCGTCACTTCTTTAGTGGCATCATCAATTTCAGGGTAAGTTTTTACTTCTGGATACGCGTAACCAAAACGGCCTAAATACTTGCTGTACATTTCTTCGGCAAAGGTCACATCGCCGCCATCGTACACGCCGCCCGCTTTAATCGGCAGAATCGACTTCATTAAGTCTTCACGGCCCATTAAGTCACCGGTCAGATTAACATCTTTAATTTTATAAGGTTCACCCTCATTGACGTTAACTGTGATGTACAAGCCTTTGCGATCAGGCGTCATAGCGACTTGGGTCGAAGTGACATCAAAGCGAATATAACCGTTATTGCGGTAATGGTTCTTAATGGTCTCTAAGTCGGCCTGCAGTTTCTGCTTTTGATAACGACGCTCGCCAAATAAGTCCCACCAAGCCACATAGTCTTTCAGTTCAATCAGACCGCGCAGCTCAGCATCAGTAAATACCGTATTACCCACGAAGTTAATTTGTTTGATTTCTGCCGCTAGGCCTTCGGTAAAGGTAAATTTCAGCTCAACACGGTTACGAGGTAAGTTAATGACCTGAGCTTCTACCTTAGCGCCATATTTACCCACGCCATAATAGAAGTCTTGTAAGCCTTTTTCGATGCCGGTCAGCATAGTTCTATCAAGAGACTCGCCAACCTTAACGCCGCTGCCATTTAATGACTCTTGCAGCTGCTCATCTTTAATATCTTTGTTGCCTTCAAAAGTGATAGTGCTAATGGTCGGTCTTTCTTTGACCGCTACCATTAACACGCCACCGTCACGGCTCACGCTAACATTCTCGAAGTTGGTTGACGCATACAGACTCTTAATCGCTTGCTGCAGTTTAGTTTGATCAACCACATCACCGACCTTGATCGGGAGATTAAGCAAGGCAGCACCTAAGGCAACCCGCTGTAAACCGTCGACTTGGATATCAGTAACTTCAAAAGGTTGGAAGCCATTAGCCCAACCATTCCCTGAAATAGAAGCACCGACGAATAACATCGAGGCAAATAGTTTATTCAATCTCATAGAGCTCTTCTAATTATTTGTCTGTCCTTGCTCAGAGTCGGGCGAAATCATTGAAGAGTGCAACACTCATCAAGATGAACAGCATGGCTGCCCCAAATCTGAATCCAATTTCCTGTACTCTTTCTGAGACAGGCCTTCCTGTTACGAGTTCCACCAAGTAATACATGAGATGTCCACCGTCGAGCACAGGTAAAGGCAATAAATTCATAATGCCCAAACTCACACTAATCAGCGCTAAAAATCCGAGGAAATGCACTAATCCGTACTGTGCACTGTTACCTGCGCCTTGGGCGATGGAAATTGGCCCACTGAGATTCTTAACAGAAACGTCACCTGTCAATAACTTGCCGATCATCTTAACGCTGACGTGAGTAAGTTGCCACGTTTTATCTAACGCGACACCAACTGCGTCTACTATGCCATATTTTTGCTCAATACGCATATTATCAGCGATAGCTTCACTGGTAGGAATTATGCCAATCATACCGACGGTTTTACCAGCAAGCTCTTGACTCTTAGGTAAAACATCAAGGGTCAATTGCTCACCGCTACGCTTGACTGTCAGGGATAAGCGCTGGTCTGCCGATTGCTGAATTAGTTCCACAAAACTTGGCCAATCTTGATACGCGGCGCCATTGATGGCGATAATCTCATCACCTAGCTGCATGCCGGCAAGCTTTGCTGCGCTGCCGTCAGAAAAATCAGCAATGATAGGCAAAATTTGCGGGCGATAACCGACAAAACCAATGGCGCTAATGGCCGATTCTTTTTCAGGGTTAAACTGCCACGCGCGGGTATCTAAACGATAAGTATCTGTGGTGGTTGAAGTAGATGCTCTATCGAGCGGCGCTGTGGTAATAGTGATTTCATCGCTGCCAATTAAGCCTACAAGCGCTAGATTGACATCTTCCCAGTTTTTAACCGCTTGCCCTGAAACCGCTAAAATTTGCTGCGGCGTGTTAATTTGCATCACAGCCGCAGGTTTAGTGGCATCAACGGCAGTCACCACCGGCTTTAACGCTGGCACGCCAATCAAGTACATAACGTACAAAGCAAGAATAGCGAACAGAAAATTAGCTAATGGGCCGGCGACAACAATCGCAATGCGTTGCCATACCGATTTACGATTAAAGGCTTGGTCGAGCAAATGTTCAGGCACGGCTTCAACGCGCTCATCCAGCATTTTGACGTAGCCACCGAGCGGGATCATGGCAACCACATATTCAGTGCCATCTTTACCAATTTTGCGCCAAATAGCCTTACCAAAACCGATAGAGAAACGCTCGACTTTGACGCTGCAGCGACGCGCCACATAAAAATGACCGTACTCGTGGGCTGTGATTAATAATCCTAGCGCCACCACAAACGACATCAAATTCCACAAAAAATCGCCCATCTGCTTCCTTTATCCTTACTGATTGATGGCCTCATGGGCATAAATTCGTGCTTGCTTATCTAAAGCTAAGATATCTTCCAAGGTATTGAGTTTGCCGCTATGTAAGCGTTTAAGACTCGCTTCATTAATCTTGGCAATATCGGTAAAACTGATTTGTCCGGCCAAAAATGCCGCTACTGCCATTTCATTCGCCGCATTCACCACAGTCGTTGCTTCTTGACCTAAATGACAGGCCTCAATGGCGAGTGCTAAACACGGGAAGCGATCATAATCAGGCTCGACAAAACTTAACTGTCCGACCTTGAAGAAATCTAAAGGTTCAACGCCCGCATCAATTCTGTGGGGATAAGCCATGCAGTTGGCAATAGGCGTACGCATATCTGGGTTACCCATCTGCGCTATCACCGAACCATCACGATACTGCACCATAGAGTGAATAACGCTTTGAGGATGCACTACCACTTTAAGTTGATTTTGACGGGTATTAAATAACCAGCGGGCCTCAATGTATTCCAGACCTTTATTCATCATAGTGGCAGAATCCACTGAGATTTTAGGACCCATTGACCAATTAGGATGTTTACATGCTTGCGCTGGAGTAACACTTGCAAGTTCTGCTATCGGCTTAGTTAAAAAAGGACCGCCAGAACCCGTTAATAAGATATGAGAAATACCGTGATCATCGAGGTTGCAATAGCCTAAGCTTTGCTGCACTTGGCTAGGCAAACACTGGAAAATAGCATTGTGTTCACTATCTACCGGCAGCACTACCGCGCCACTGGCACGCGCAGCATTAATAAATAGCTGGCCACTCATGACCAAGGCTTCTTTATTCGCCAGCAATACGCGTTTGCCTGCATTAACAGCCGCTAAGGTTGGCACTAGGCCTGCGGCGCCAACAATGGCCGCCATGACCACTTGGGTTTCGGCGCGCGTCACTAACTCAAGTAACGCCTCCTCCCCTGTGGTGACTTTGGTAACGCAATCACTTGGCAACGCATCTTTCAAGGCGTTAGCCGCGGTTTCATCAACCATATGGGCATACACAGGCTGATGAACCACACATAATTCAAGCATCTTAGCAACGCTTGAATTTGCCACTAAACCATACACGCGGTAAGCGGCAGCATTGGTAGCAATCACAGCTAAGGTGCTGGCACCAATGGAGCCTGTCGCCCCTAAAATCACCATATTTTGCATATCACTACATCCAGAATGCGATATAAATTAAGGTAAATACCGGCAACGCCGCAGTCAGGCTGTCGATTCTATCTAAAATCCCGCCGTGACCTGGCAAAATAGTGCCTGAATCTTTTATGTTGGCGGCGCGCTTAAACATACTTTCTGATAAATCACCGATGGCAGACGATAAGGCGGTGAACAAGGTCACTAAGACCACTAACGGCCATTCTTGCTGCGGTGATAAATACATGACAGCGGCTGCGACCAGTAAGCTTGCGGCTAAACCACCCACTAAACCTTCTATGGTTTTGGCTGGGCTAACATTTGGCATTAGCTTATGTTTGCCAAAGTTTTTACCCGCAAAATAAGCACCAGTATCGGTTGCCCATACGGTCAGCATCACCAGCAATACTAAGGTGCCACCGAAATAAGGATCGCGGCCTAAGCTCAGTGATTCAAGCGCCATTAGCGCGGCAAAACAAGGAACTAAAGTTAGCTGACCAAACATAGACTTAAGCATTGGGCTCTTAGCCCAAGTCGCTTTAGCTTTTGGATAGATGACCACTAAAACCGTCGCAACTAGCCACCAAATGGCACCAAGACCCAAAATGCCCTGATAGACAGGGTGCAAATAACCACCATTCCAGATAGCCGTTGTTGGGACAATATAATTGATGGTGGTAAGCAAAATGCCTATGGTGATAGTAAAGCTCCACTGAGTGACGTTGCACTCAGGGTCGATGAGTCCGCCCCACTCTTTGGCGGCGATTAAGAAAATTGGGACTAATACCCAAGCTAGGTAGGCAGGTGACAATAAAAAGATACCCGCAAGCACTAAAAGCACTAACCATAATGCTGTTATAATTCGTTGTTTTAGCAAGAGACTCCCTCACTTAATTGCTGTCTCAGGTGGCAAAATTGCCAAAAAATTAACCTGATGTCTTGATGGCTTCAATCTGACTTCCCGTCAAACCGAAACGACGTTGCCGACCACTAAACACGCTGACCGCGTGATGGAAAGCAGCTTCATTGAAATCTGGCCACAACAAGTCAGTAAACACTAACTCAGCATAGGCAGCTTGCCATAAAATAAAATTACTAATCCGAAAATCACCGCCAGTGCGGATCATTAAGTCGACATCGTCTTGCCCTTGCATCGACAAATGCTGTGCTAAGGCTTCTTCAGAAAACTCATCCGCAGACATGGTGCCTGACTGGACTTTCTCAGCCAACTTTTGCGCGGCTTGTAAAATATCCCAACGTCCGCCGTAGTTAGCTGCAACATTGAGGATTAATTCATTGTTATCTGCAGTTTGCTGCTGCGCCGTTAAAATTTGTTTCTGTAACCTAGCAGAGAAACGGCTAGTATCGCCAATGATATTAAGGCGCACACCATTTTTATGTAATAGTTTGATTTCACGTTGAAGTACCGTGAAGAACAATTCCATTAGTAAGGTGACTTCTTGATCTGGGCGACGCCAGTTTTCTGATGAAAAGGCAAATAAGGTTAACGAACGTACACCCAATTGTTTGGCGGTAGTCACAGCACGGCGTACTGCTTTGACACCGGCTCGGTGCCCCATGACGCGTGGCTGACCTTTTGCCTGTGCCCAGCGACCGTTACCGTCCATTATGATGGCTACATGGCGCGGAATGGCCAAGCCGACTAATTCAGGTAACTCACCAGGCATATCTGATGCCAGTAAGCTATCTAAAGCATTCTGACTCGTAGTGGATGACATCTCTCACAACCCTTAAAATAAACAAACGCCGTGTAGTATAACGCTACACGGCGTATCAACTCTAGTGAGTTAGGTGTTGAATCAGACTTCCATCAACTCAGCTTCTTTGGCCGCTAACACTTCATCAATCTTCTTGATGTAGGTATCGGTCATTTTTTGAATGTCATCGTCGCTGCGACGTACATCATCTTCAGTACATTCTTTGGCTTTTTCTAATGCTTTAACATCAGAGTTAGCGTCACGACGTACGTTACGAATTGACACTCGGCCTTGTTCAGCTTCAGCACGTACCACTTTAACTAAATCGCGGCGACGCTCTTCAGTCAGGGCTGGCAGAGGAATACGAATGTTGCTGCCCGCTGACATTGGGTTCAGACCCAGATCAGATGACATAATGGCTTTTTCTACGGCTTGGATCATGCTGCGATCGAATACGCTCACAGACAGAGTGCGTGAATCTTCAATGCTCACGTTACCCACTTGGTTCAGTGGGGTCATAGTACCGTAGTAAGACACTTGAATTGAGTTCAACAGACTTGGGTGAGCACGGCCAGTACGAACCTTGCTCATTTGGCCTTTCATTGACTCAACACATTTACCCATGCGCTCTTGGGCATCTTTTTGAATATCTGCAATCACGATAATTATCCTTTAAGTCATTACTTCGCTTTGATCAAAGTGCCTTCTTCTTCACCCATGATAACGCGGCGAAGCGCTCCAGGCTTGTTCATATTGAACACTAAGATAGGCATGTCATGGTCTCTGGCCATAGTAAAGGCTGCTAAGTCCATGACTTTTAATTCTCTTTCTAAAACTTCATTGTACCCAAGCACATCATACTTAACAGCATCTGGGTTTTTCATTGGGTCTTCAGAGTATACACCGTCAACCTTGGTGCCTTTCAATACTACTTCTGCTTCAATTTCAATGCCGCGTAAACAGGCTGCAGTATCAGTAGTACAGAATGGGTTACCAGTACCGGCGGCAAAAATTACCACTCGGCCAGATTTCAGGTAGCTGATAGCTTCCGCCCAATTATAACGGTCACATACACCGTTCAGAGGAATTGCCGACATCAGGCGAGCGTTCACATAAGCACGGTGCAGCGCATCACGCATGGCCAGGCCATTCATCACTGTGGCCAACATGCCCATGTGGTCGCCGACCACTCGGTTCATGCCAGCTTTAGCCAAGCCTTCACCGCGGAATAAATTACCGCCACCTATGACCACGCCAACTTGAATACCCAGCTCCACTAACTCTTTCACTTCTTGCGCCATACGGTCAAGAACCTTCGGATCAATACCGAAGCCCTCATCGCCCATTAAGGCTTCACCACTTAACTTAAGAAGAATTCGACGAAATGCAGGTTTTGGATTGGTGCTCATATTTTTAGTCTCGGTCATAACAAGACCGCAGCGGCTGCTGCGGTCTTAAAGGTCTTAGCGTTGGCTATTAAGCCTTTTTATTCGCTGCGAGTTGAGCCGCTACTTCAGCAGCAAAGTTTTCTTCTTTCTTCTCGATGCCTTCGCCAACTTCCATGCGGATGAAAGTAGTTACTGTAGCACCTTTAGCTTTCAGAATTTCACCAA is from Shewanella sp. SNU WT4 and encodes:
- the uppS gene encoding polyprenyl diphosphate synthase, whose amino-acid sequence is MSSTTSQNALDSLLASDMPGELPELVGLAIPRHVAIIMDGNGRWAQAKGQPRVMGHRAGVKAVRRAVTTAKQLGVRSLTLFAFSSENWRRPDQEVTLLMELFFTVLQREIKLLHKNGVRLNIIGDTSRFSARLQKQILTAQQQTADNNELILNVAANYGGRWDILQAAQKLAEKVQSGTMSADEFSEEALAQHLSMQGQDDVDLMIRTGGDFRISNFILWQAAYAELVFTDLLWPDFNEAAFHHAVSVFSGRQRRFGLTGSQIEAIKTSG
- the frr gene encoding ribosome recycling factor, which codes for MIADIQKDAQERMGKCVESMKGQMSKVRTGRAHPSLLNSIQVSYYGTMTPLNQVGNVSIEDSRTLSVSVFDRSMIQAVEKAIMSSDLGLNPMSAGSNIRIPLPALTEERRRDLVKVVRAEAEQGRVSIRNVRRDANSDVKALEKAKECTEDDVRRSDDDIQKMTDTYIKKIDEVLAAKEAELMEV
- the pyrH gene encoding UMP kinase; its protein translation is MSTNPKPAFRRILLKLSGEALMGDEGFGIDPKVLDRMAQEVKELVELGIQVGVVIGGGNLFRGEGLAKAGMNRVVGDHMGMLATVMNGLAMRDALHRAYVNARLMSAIPLNGVCDRYNWAEAISYLKSGRVVIFAAGTGNPFCTTDTAACLRGIEIEAEVVLKGTKVDGVYSEDPMKNPDAVKYDVLGYNEVLERELKVMDLAAFTMARDHDMPILVFNMNKPGALRRVIMGEEEGTLIKAK